The Acidobacteriota bacterium nucleotide sequence GGAGCTGCGCCAATTGCGGAAGGCCTATCGCGACGTGGTCGCGGTGGATTCCGTATCCCTCTCCGTGCCGCCGGGCAAGATCTACGGCCTGCTCGGTCCGAACGGTGCCGGCAAGACCACCACCATCCGCATGATCATGGACATCATCGCGCCGGACCAGGGCGAGATTCTCTTCGAGGGCCGGCAGCGCACTCGCAAGGACCTGGAGCGCATCGGCTACCTGCCGGAAGAGCGCGGCCTCTACCGCAAGATGACGGTGCTGGACCACCTCGCCTTCCTCGGCGAGCTGAACGGCATCCGCCACGCCGAAGGCCTCGAACGCGGCCAGCGCTGGCTCGATCGCCTGGAGCTGGGCGAGTGGGGCAAGAAGAAGGTCGAAGAGCTGTCCAAGGGCATGCAGCAGAAGGTGCAGATCGCTGGCACCTTGCTCCACGAACCGGCGATGGTCATTCTCGACGAGCCCTTCTCTGGCCTCGACCCGATCAACCAGGGGTTGTTCAAGGACCTGCTGGCGGAATTCAAACAGGAGGGCCGCACGGTGGTCTTCTCGACCCACGTGATGGAGCAGGCGGAGAAGCTCTGCGACCACATCTGCCTGATCTCCCACGGCCGAACCATCCTCTCCGGCCCGTTGGCGGAGCTCAAGCGCGAGATCGGCGGCAACACCTATCGCCTGAAAGCCGCCGGCGACCTCGACCGCCTGGCCGAGGTGCCGGGCATCGACCAGGTAATCGGCGGCGACGGCGAGGCCAAGCTGATTCTCGAACCGGAGGCCAGCGGTGCCGACGTGCTAGGGGCGGTGGTCCAGTTCCTCACCGTCCACGAGTTCCGGAACGAAGAGCCGGAGCTGGCGGACATCTTCGTAAAGGCGGTGCGCGATGCCGGTTGATTCCTCCACCCCGAACACCCCGCCGCCGTCGGACGCCGGCGCCAAGCGCTCCCGGCCGTCGAAGATCTGGGTGCTCGCCAAGCGCGAGTACGCCACCCGCATCAAGTCCAAGGGCTTCTGGATCGCCACCCTCGTGCTGCCGCTGTTCATGGCGGCGATGTTCATCGTGCCGGGGTTGGTCATCTCCAAGACCCGCTCCCAGCAGACGGCGGTGATCGTGGACGAGACCGGCCAGGTGGCCGAAGGGGTGATCTCGCGCCTCCAAGACCAGCAGGACGACGACCAGAACGCCACCCTCTCGCTGGCGGAAGAGGCGCCGGCGGCGGACCGCCAAGCCCAGGTGGCGGCTCTCGACCAGCGGGTGCTCGACGGCGACCTCGACGCCTGGATCTGGGTGTCCGAAGCGGGCCTCGAAGAGGACACCTTCGAGTACCACGCCGAGAGCGTTTCGAACCTCTTCACCCAGAGTGTCATCGAGCGCGCCGTCTCGGCGGAAGTGCGCTCCCTGCGCCTCACCGAAGCGGGCCTCGATGCCGAGCGCATCCGCGAACTGTCCCGCGGCGTGGACATCCAAACGGTGCGGGTGTCCGCCGAGGGCAGCCGCGAGGAAACCGGCTTCGCCGGCTTCATCCTGGCCTACGGCATGTTCTTCCTGCTCTACCTGATCCTGCTGATCTGGGGCCAGCAGGTGCTGACCGGCGTGCTCGAAGAAAAGAGTTCCCGCATCGTCGAGGTGATCGTCTCCTCGGCCACCCCGCGGGAGTTGATGATGGGCAAGCTCACCGGCATCGGTCTGGCCGGCCTCACCCAGCTCGGCACCTGGCTGGTGACCATGACGGTGCTCACCGCTCCGGGCATCGCCACCGCCCTCGCCACCCTGCCGGAGGGCTTCAACCTGCCCACCCTGAGCCCCGTCGTGGCGGTGTTCTTCGCCCTCTTCTTCCTGCTGGGATTCTTCGTCTACTCCTCCATCTACGCCGCCGTTGGCTCCGCCTTCAACAACCTGCAGGAAGCCCAACAGCTCGCCGCCGTGCCGATGGCCTTCATCATCGCCCCGGTGATGGTGGTGATGCCGGTGATCAACGATCCGGACGGCGCCCTGGCGACCATCAGCTCCTTGATCCCCATCTTCACCCCCATGCTCATGCCCGTGCGCATCGCGGTGAAAATGCCCCCGGCGTGGGAAATCGCCCTATCCCTCCTCCTCACCACCGCCTTCGTCTTCTTCATGGTCTGGCTCTGCGGCCGCATCTACCGGGTGGGGATCCTCATGCACGGCAAAAAGCCGACCCTGCGAGAGATCTGGCGGTGGGTGCGGTATGCGTGAGGGTTAGTCGGAGGCCTCGGGGGCGAGTTCGGCGCGGATGGCGGCGAGGTTGTCCTGCGTGAGTTGAGTGTCGGGATGGTCCGGACCGAGACTTGCCTCCATTATCTCAGCGGCGCGGACAGCAAGGGGCTCAGCCTCTTGCTGTCGGTTGGTGTCTTTGAAGAGCAGCGTCAGATTACTGAGTCGGGTAGCGATTTTTGGGTGCTGGGGTCCGTAGGTTTCCTCGTCGATCTGCAGTGCCCTTTCATCAAAGGCTCGGATTCTTGTAGTCCGAAGGGCCCGAACGGGCTTCTGGTCACCCACCTCAATCCTTCCGAACCTACGAAATCCAAGAATTTCGAGTCCAGGAGTCTACCCCAGCACTTCTACCCCTCTCCCCCCGAAGGCCGACAATCAGGGTCATCCACCCCCGCCCCACCCCCATCACAGAGGTCGAGGGGGCGCCCGCGGGCGGAGCGCAGCGTGTCTGAGCTGAGAAGAGAAAGCAAACCGGCCGACGTTGTCGAACCCCAGACAGCGTCGGCCGATGAGGTGATGATCCGGCGAGTTCGAGCACCGCCCGCGGACGACCGACTCGGCCGCCCTCCCTTCGAGCCCCGCAGGCGGGCGCCCAACTCGACCGAACTACTCCCTACTCAAAACATTCATCCCCGAAGGGTCCGTTGCCTTCGCAGAACACGTCGACCCAGCAGGTGGCGTTATCGGTGAGGCCTCCGGGTTCACGGACGGTCAACTGGATGAGGTAGGAACCGCTTTCGGTGTACCAGTGGTTCACCGATTGGCCGGTCCCGGTGGTGCCGTCTCCAAAGTTCCAGGTGTAGGTGAGGGCGCCGCCGTCCGGATCGTTGGAACAGGCGCCGCTGATCGCCGCCCGCAGCGGTGCCGAACCAAACTGCGGCGTGACGGTGCAGCAGGCGTTGGGCTGGGCGTTGGCGGTGATGTTCGTCCGGCCGACCAGACCCACCCCGTTGTTGCCTTCGTCCGTTTCGCCGATGGCGTTGTTCGCATCGACGATCCACCCCAGGTGGTAAAGGCCGGCTGGCGTGGTAGCGGGGATGGTCATGAAGACGTTGAGGGTCGAGAGAGTACCGGCGTTCATCGAGAAGGTCGCGGACCCGAGTAGGCGGTCCGCGGTGGTGATGAAGCGGTCCGTGGACAAGAAGAATTCCACCCGCACCGAGTTCTGGTTGGTGGTGCCGCGGTTCTCGATGGTGAAGGGAATGGCGATGCGCTGGTTGCGCGCTGCCGTGGCAGGGGCCGGAATGATGGCCGAGTTACCGACGCCGATGCGCTGATAGGCGGAGGCCGCCACATCGCGGAACGTACCCGAAGTGCCATAGCCGGCGCGCACTGCGAGGGTGTCGTCGGCGTGGGGCTGGATCTCGTTGAAGTTTCCGATCACTCCGCCGTCCGGGTAGATGGCGTCCATCGTGCCCATCACATCGTTCTCGTGAGCCGCACCGAAGACGTGACCGAATTCGTGCATGCCGACGATGGCGAAGACCGTGGGGGCGAAAATTCCTCCGGGCGGAGGATTGGGGCGAAAGTCCCAGCCGTTGTTGGGAGCGGGGTTGAACAGTACGTCCTGCTCAACGATCCGCGGTTGCGCTCCCCACAGCCAAGGACAGTTGTTCCTGGAATAGATGGGATTTGCGAACCCTAGAATGAAGTTTCCTGGCTGGTTCAGTCCCCAGTCGTTCCACTGGTCCGGTGTGGCGATGACCACGCTGCTGCGTCCGTCGCCGGCGACCACGTTGTCGTTAGCCACGAAGGTGTAGTTGAAGCGAAAGCGCGAACCCGGGGATTCCAGATTCCAGGCGGTGCGCATCTGCTCCAGAGCCGCCAGTTGCGGCGAGCCGACCGGGAAGTCGGCGGCGGATACTTCCATGTTGAGGTTGGTGCCGTCCCACACCACGCGGTTCCGACATTCTTGGACCCACTCGAAGGCGCTTGTTGGAGCCGCGACGGTGGCGGCGAGGACGAGAGCTGAGCAACCGACGATCAGCCGCGACTTGCTCATCGCTCACCTCCTTTGCCGGGGAGCCCGGAGAAGGGTTCATCGAGGGCGGTAGCGGAGACCACCGGAACGGGTTGTCGATAGGTGCTGCGACCCTGTTGGTCGACGACCTTGCTTTGTAGACCCGAGAGCACCGCATCGGCGGTCGGCAGATCGAGGGCGCGAACCGCGTTCCTTTCGGGTAGACCGGTGATCTCGACGCCGTCCTGCTCGAGCAAGACAATTCCTACTCGGGGTTCCTTCCAGAACCCGTCGGCGTTGATGGCCTGCTCGGCAAGAACCCACTGGTCGTTTTCGATGCCCGTCACCGGCCAGCCGCTGTGGTCCGTCAGGATCGGCGCACCGGTTTCCGGGTGCTGGCGGAAGTCCAGCTTGCCCTGGCTCCATCCGACCAGCGGGCAGAGCGCCTTGGTGTTGCCGGCGACGAACAGGACGTGACGTCCGCCGACCTCAAAGCGCGGAACGCTCGGAGTGTAGGCGAAGATCTCGTCCGTCTCCCCACCGGTAAAGCGCAGGGTCAGCTCTCCGTTGGCGGGGAGCTCGCCCTTGAAGGTTCGCTCCACTTGGAAGGTGACCAGGGTGAACGGATAGCCGGTTTTCTTCGTCAGGGCCGTCTCGATGTTGACGACGGAGCCTTCGAAGATCAGCTCGGCGAGGTCGATCTGTTCTCCTAGATCCTGCCGAACCAGCGAGGTGGCGTGAATAGCGGTGGCCGAGATCAACAGGACGATGAGTCCCAGCGGCGCCGAGTTCCAAAGTCGTCGCATCAACCTTGCTCCTTTCGGAATCGTCTCCGTGGCCGGGAGACTTGATGAACAAAAGATATCTCATTATTTGAAAATTGAGATTTTTTGCAAGATTGTGACGGACACTCCCGCTACTCTCGGGCTCCGAGAGGGTGCCGTCGGCCGTTCCGGACGGGCCGGCCGATGGCAAGACTCGACTCGTGGGACCAAGGGACGGCCGAGGCGAACGGCCGGTCTAAACGTCGCACTCCCCCTCGTCTTCGCAGGTGACTTCGACCTCGCAGTCTGACGTGTCGGTCAGGCCGCCGGGCTCCTGGACGGTCACCTCCACGAAGTAGAGACCCGGATCCTGGAACCAATGACTGGTCGTCTGACCGGTGCCGGTGCCGCCGTCATCGAAGTCCCAGGTGTAGGTCAGGGCGCCTCCGTCCGGGTCGTTGGAGCAGGATGCGTCGAAGGAGGCGTTCAGCGGTGCGGTGCCGAACACCGGCGAAGCCGTACAGCAGGCCGTCGGGGCCGAGTTGGCGGTGACCGTCGTCTGATCCACCAAACCGACGCCGTTGTTGCCTTCGTCCACTTCGGCGATGGAATTGGGCGAGTCGATGATCCAGCCCAAATGGTAGTTGCCCGCCGCCAGGGTGGCCGGGATGGTCATCGCGACGTTGAAGGTTCCTAGGGCGCCGGCGTTGAGCGAGAAGTTGGCCGCGCCGAGGAACGTGTCACCGGTGGTGATGAACCGATTGGTCGAGGCGAAGAACTCAACTCTTACGGAGTTCTGGTTGGTAGTGCCGCGATTCTCGATGGTGAAGCGAATGTTGACGGGCTGATTGCGCGCTGCCGTGGCCGGAGCCGGAATCGGTTGCGATTCCCCCGGAAATCCCGCACGGCTTTGAAAGGCCGATGCGGCAAGGTCTCGGGCGGTGCCCGCGGTACCGTAGCCGGCGCGCACCGCGAGGGTGTCGTCGGCGTGGGGCTGGATTTCGTTGAAGTTGCCGATGACGCCGCCGTCTTCGTAGAACTCATCCAGTGTGCTCATGACGTCATTCTCGTGATCGGCGCCAAACACGTGACCGAACTCGTGGATACCCACGATCGCCAGGACAAACGGCCCTTGTGGGTGCGGCGGCGGCGGGTTGATCTGGAAATCCCAAACATTGCCGTCGGGTGTCGGGTTGAAGATGACGTCCTTTTCGATGATGTCCGGATCCGCACCCCATAGCCACGGGCAGTTGTTTCGGGAGTACCGAGGGAAGGCTGCCGCCAAGACGTCAGCCGGTAGACCGAGAGCGTTCCACTCTGCCGCGGTCGCGATCGCGATGTTGTTGACGCCGTCGCCGATAACGAAGTTGTCGTTCGCCACAAAGGTGTAGTTGATCGTGAAGTTGGTGCCGGGGGATTCAGCGTTCCAGGCCGTCCGCATTCGTTCCACGGCCGCACGTTGTTGTGAACCCACCGGAAAGTCGACAGCGGAAACGTTCATGTTGATGGTGTTGGTATCCCAAACCACTCGGTTGCGGCACTCTTCGATCCACTCGAAGGCGCTGGCCGGGGTGGCTCCGACGACGGTGAGAATGACGATCGCGCAGCCTACGATGAGACGTTGCTGGTTCATCGAGCACCTCCCTTGAGGTTCAGGACGGTCGGAGGGACGTCGGCAGCCGTGGCGGAGACCACCGGCACCGGCTGGCGGTAAGAAGCTCGCTTCTGTTGCGCCTGAATCCTGGCGCTAAGGTCCCCTAGCACCGTGTCGGCCAACGGTAGGTCGATCGCGCGGGCGGCGTTCTGAGGTGCCACTTCGGTGACTTCCACGCCTTCCTGCCCGAGGAGAACGATCCCCGCCGATCGGTGAACCTTCCAATAGCCATCGGCGGCAAGCGCCTGATCGGCTCGCATCCAGTCGTCATCAGCGATCCCGGTCACCGGCCAGCCGTCGTGATCCACCAGAAGGGCCGCACCGCTTTCCGGATGCTGGCGGAAGTCCAGCTTGCCCTGGCTCCATCCCACCAGCGGGCAGAGCGCCTTGGTGTTGCCGGCGACAAACAGCAGGTGTCGTCCGCCCAACGCGAAGCGCGGAACGCTGGGAATGTAGGCGAAGATGTCGTCCGTATCCCCGCCGGTGAAACGTAGCGTCAGTTGCCCGGTCGTCGGTCGCTCGCCCTTGTAGGTTCGATCGACCTCGAAGGTCACCAAGGTGAAGGGGTATCCGGTCTTGGACGTCACGACCGTTTCGATGTGGACCACGGAACCTTCGAAGATCAGCTCCGCGCGGTCGATCTGTTCTCCAAGGCTTTGGCGAACGAGGGTTGTGGCCTGTGATGAGGTGGCCGCGATGAGTAGAACGAGAAGTCCCATCCAGGGCGTACTCCACTTTCGTTCCGGTCGCATCATCCTTGCTCCTTTCGATCATTGGATCGGGCATAGGACCGATCTGAATTGTGCAACACATATAATTATGCTCAATATTATATGAATTGCAATGAATCAATACTCTCCGGCTGAGGAGTGCCGGTGAGCGGGCGAGCTCCGGCAGAGGGGAGGAAGGTTCTAGGGGGGTAGGCTTCGAAAGGGCCGGCTCAGCAGGCACACTCGCGGCGCAGGAAATCGACCGCTCGTCCGTCCGGCCCCATTTCCACCTGGCAGCAGCGGGCGAGGGCATCGCCGAGCATGGATCTGGCGCGTTGGACCCGCGACTTGGCGCCGGAGAGAGACAATCCCAGCTCGGCGGCGACTTCGCGTTGGGTGCGGCCCTCGAAGTCCGCCAGGACCAATGCGCGGCGGTATTTCTCCGGCAGTTCCTCGGCCAGCGGGCGCAGCCAGGTCAGGACCTCTTCGTGGACGCTGTGATCGCCTTCGAAGGAGGCCAGGGAGGGTGCGTCGGCGGGCAGAGGAAGCTCCAGGCGTTCGAGGTCTTCTCCTTCGCTCAGCGGCACCTTGCGGGCTCGATAGTGGTCCGCAATCACCCGCCGGGCGACGCCGTAGACCCAGGCTTCGGCGCGCGCGGTGTCGCGCAGGGTGTGCGCCCGCTGGTGTAGGCGCAGCAATACCTCCTGCGCGACATCCTCGGCATCCAACGCCGGAACCCTCCCGGCCACGAATCTCCGCAGACCCGCCACGAAGGGCTGCCAGCTCGCTTCATCGGGCGGAGTCTGCGGATTGGGATTCACGGTGTTTTCGTCCTTGGGGAGCGGGCCCGCAATCAAGCGGCACCGGCCTCCGCCGGCGCGCAGCAGTCCGAGGCGCAACATCCGTCCTCGCGACCAGCATCTTGCGGTGCGGAGTAGCTGTCCGCCCGACCGGAAGTGTAGAACGCTTCCCAGGAAACTCCCTGGCCGTCGGTGACCCAGAGCTTGTCCGAGTGGTGGTAGCAGCAGGTGGTCTCCCCTTCGTCGAGGGTGGACGCCCCCGTGCGGCCGATCCGCTCCCGCAGCTCTTCCAACTCCTCCGGAGTCTCCGCCTGGATGCCGAGGTGCTCGACGCCCTTGCGCTCGCCATGGTCCGACAAACTGAAGTTCACCCGCGGATCGTCCAACATCCACTTGGCGTAGTCGTCTTCCCGCACCGTCGGTTCCGCGCTGAACAGCGTCGAGTAGAACCGGACGGAGTGATCGAGGTCTTCGACTTGTAGCATCACGTGAAGTCGCTTCATTGCGGTCTCTCCCGACTGGAAGTCCGGCTTCATTGCCGGTCTCCACTGGGGTAGTCGAAAAAGGGGGCGAAAGGACGCAAGATCGGAAGTACTGTTCAGAAGACTGGATTCCTTGCCTCTGCCGCTGGCCCGTCGAAACGCGACAGCTCGGCGCCTGCGCGCTTGGTCCCCGAGCACTACTTGAGCATCGTTGAGACGAGCAACCAAACGGGCGTCGGAAAGCCGGCCGGTATACTTTTCGTCATGGCCGAGGTTGAGTTTTCTAAGTCCTCAGCGCCGCAAGCGGCTGAGGATTCCGCCTGCGTGGAGGACGAATCGGAGGTCGATCTCACTCTGCTCCGATGGTTCCAGAGCCTGACCCTGCGTCAGCGCCTCGATGCTGCTTCCAACGCGGCGAATGCCCCAGCGCGTCTACGGCGGAGCGAAGTTCTCGATGGTGGCTGACTTTTCGGCACTGCTCGATAGCCTGGCCGAGGCAGGGGTGGAGCATATCGTCGTAGGCGGTGTGGCTGCGGTGATTCACGGTGCTCCGATGTCCACTTTCGACCTGGGCGTCGTGTACCGGAAGGCGAATCCCAACCTCGATCGCCTTGCTGCACTTCTCTAAACTCTCGAAGCTCGGGTATGCGATCCGGCCGGCAGGGATCTGGCGCCTACCCGGAACCGTCTGAAGAACGCCGGGCAGCTCCTGTTGTCCACCCGCCTGGGCCCATTCGATCTGCTGGGCCACTTGCACGACGGTCGCACGTATGAGGATCTCCTCAGCCAAAGCGAACTGCGAGATAGCGAGGGCCTCCGAACTTCGTGTCCTCGACCTCTCGACTCTGATCGAAGTCAAGACGGCGGCCGGGCGGCTGAAAGACCGGCAGGTCTTGCCGCTGCTGCGAGCGTTGTAGGACGAAAAAACCTAGCTTTCTCCCAAGAACCTCCGAATCCCCCCGAAGGTCTCCCGCCAACCGGTGTCGCAGCCGGCGTAGAAATCGTCCCCCTCCGGACCGGCGGGGAAGCCGTCTTGGGTCACCCTCAAGGAGGCACCGTCGGCGTGGGGCTCGACTTCGAAGGTGGTGACGAAGTCCGCCTCGAAGGGCAGCGGGCCGTCCTTGGAGCGGTACTGATAGTTGCCGAAGACGAGTTTCCGGGGCGGGTCGAAGACTTCGAGGGTGGAGGTGGTGAGGTAGTCCGGAGCGTCTTCGTCGTCCCCCCAGGCCGCCGCCCAGACTCCGCCCTCTTCGGGCACGACGAGCACTCGCGCCGCGCCCCACCAGCCGCGGATGGCGCTGGGGGTGATGAGCAGGGCGAAAAGGTCCTCGGGGGAGACCGGGAAGGCTTCTTCGTGGATGTGGGCTCGGGTGCTCATGGGGCCTCCTGGTGGGTTGTGGGTTTTCCGAGAGGATATCGGAGGGTTGGAGTGGCCGGAAGTGGACTTCGCCCTTTGTTCTTGCGTCTCTAGGGAGGATTTGCTATTTTCTCGGTCCCTTGTGGCGCGTTCGTCTAGGGGTCTAGGACGCCGGCCTCTCACGCCGGTAACACGGGTTCGAATCCCGTACGCGCTACCACTCCTCACTCCCTTCGGTCGTTCTGAGTTGTAGCGCGTACGGGTTTCGGTGTCATCCAGAGCCCAGCGGTGCTGGATTCTGGATGACTGCGAATCCTCTTTCCTTTGCCGGTAGGGCTGCCACTCACTCCGTCGAGTCGTTCTGAGTTGCAGAGCGGACGGGATTCGGTGTCATCCGCGACGAGCTTTACTCGCTCGCCGCCCTCTCTATCGCTAGTTCCTCTTTGGGATCGAGGCGGTAGTTCTTGGACTAAAAACTAACAACTCAGTCCGAAATTTGACATTGAATGTTCGAATTTCTATCATATGCGTGTTTGGGCGGATTGTCCGTCCGACCTCAGATCCAAGGAGGAGGTGCTGAGAATGCCGGTCACGCCCAAAGAGCTCAGTCGACGGATTCGAACCGCGCGGGAAGCATGTGGGCTGACGCAGGAGCAGGTGGCTCAGGATCTCGGGGTTTCGAGGTCGGCTGTAGCCCAGATCGAGAGAGGAAAGCGCTCGGTCTCCAGCCTTGAGCTGGACCGGTTTGCTCACCTGTTTGGCCGCGACATTCGTGATTTCGTAGCGGACTCATTCGACGAAACCGATTCTCTTGCGGCTCTTTTCCGCGCACAGCCGGCGGTGCTGGAGGAGCCATCCGTGGCGGATGCACTTCGAGACTGCGTAGCGATAGGAAGAGAGATCAGCAACCTAGAGGAGCTGCTCGGAATCGAACGATCAGCTGGAGTGGTCGCCAGTTACCAGCTGCGGGCCCCGAGCACTCGCTGGGAAGCGATTCGACAAGGTGAGGTACTGGCTAAGGAGGAACGTCGGCGCCTAGGCCTAGGCGCTGGTGCTCTGCCGGACCTGGCCGAACTCCTCGAAACGGAAGGCGTACGCACCGGGGTCGTTGATCTTCCAGACGACGTGTCGGGCTTGACGCTCAACGACAAAGAACACGGCCTCTTCGTGATTGCGAACCGCTCGCATCACGTTCTCCGCCGGCGTTTCTCCTTTGCACACGAGTACGCTCATGTGCTCGCGGATCGAGATCGTTTCGGGCTCATCAGCCGCTCGTCGGAACGCAGCAATCTGATCGAGGTTCGCGCCAACGCTTTCGGCGCAAGCTTCCTTATGCCCGAAGAGGGTGTGCGGGAGTTTCTCAGCAGCCTTGGAAAGGGAAGGCCAAGTCGTCCCTCGTCTGAGGTCTTTGACGAAGCGGATAGCGTCAAGGTTGAAGGGCGAATGGCGCCTGGCAGCCAGGCAGTACAGCTCTACGATGTTGTCCAGCTTGCCGCCCACTTCGGGGTGAGTCGCATTGCGGCGCTATACAGGCTGCGTAACCTGAACCTGATCAACGAAGCCGAGTTCGATGATCTGCGGACCTTAGATGACGCTGGAAGAGGGCGACAGCTCTCCCAGGCGCTTGGTTTGCCGGAACCCGATCACGAGGAGGCGCGGAATTGGTTCCGGCATCGTTTCCTGGGCCTTGCACTCGAGGCCTTCCGCCGTGAGGAGATCTCGCGCGGGAAGCTGGAGGAACTCGTATTGGTGCTTGGTGTTTCCAGAGAAGAGCTCGAGCGACTCCTCGAAGAAGCTGGCCTTGTCGAGCAGATCGCCGAGGGAATTCCGGAGCGATGACCATGCAGCGAGCCAGGGTCGTCGTGACCGATGCCAATGTGCTGATCAACCTCGCACATGTTCATCGGCTAGACTTTTGCGCTCGCCTTGCAGGCCTTGAGTTCGTAATTCCAGACCATGTCCGTGACGAGGTAACTCGCCGCGAGCATCGAGAAGCCCTGGAAGAGTCCATCGAGGCAGGCGTCTTCAAGGTCGTCAGCCTCACCGAGGCGGACGACATTGCGGCGTTCGCAGCGCTCACGGTCTTTCTGGGCCGCGGCGAAGCGTCGTGCTTGGTCCTTGCGTCGCGACACGGCTGGCTGGTCGCGAGCGACGAAAAAGGCAGGTTCCGTCGCGAGGCG carries:
- a CDS encoding PKD domain-containing protein, giving the protein MSKSRLIVGCSALVLAATVAAPTSAFEWVQECRNRVVWDGTNLNMEVSAADFPVGSPQLAALEQMRTAWNLESPGSRFRFNYTFVANDNVVAGDGRSSVVIATPDQWNDWGLNQPGNFILGFANPIYSRNNCPWLWGAQPRIVEQDVLFNPAPNNGWDFRPNPPPGGIFAPTVFAIVGMHEFGHVFGAAHENDVMGTMDAIYPDGGVIGNFNEIQPHADDTLAVRAGYGTSGTFRDVAASAYQRIGVGNSAIIPAPATAARNQRIAIPFTIENRGTTNQNSVRVEFFLSTDRFITTADRLLGSATFSMNAGTLSTLNVFMTIPATTPAGLYHLGWIVDANNAIGETDEGNNGVGLVGRTNITANAQPNACCTVTPQFGSAPLRAAISGACSNDPDGGALTYTWNFGDGTTGTGQSVNHWYTESGSYLIQLTVREPGGLTDNATCWVDVFCEGNGPFGDECFE
- a CDS encoding ArsI/CadI family heavy metal resistance metalloenzyme, with translation MKRLHVMLQVEDLDHSVRFYSTLFSAEPTVREDDYAKWMLDDPRVNFSLSDHGERKGVEHLGIQAETPEELEELRERIGRTGASTLDEGETTCCYHHSDKLWVTDGQGVSWEAFYTSGRADSYSAPQDAGREDGCCASDCCAPAEAGAA
- a CDS encoding ATP-binding cassette domain-containing protein; protein product: MTPTLELRQLRKAYRDVVAVDSVSLSVPPGKIYGLLGPNGAGKTTTIRMIMDIIAPDQGEILFEGRQRTRKDLERIGYLPEERGLYRKMTVLDHLAFLGELNGIRHAEGLERGQRWLDRLELGEWGKKKVEELSKGMQQKVQIAGTLLHEPAMVILDEPFSGLDPINQGLFKDLLAEFKQEGRTVVFSTHVMEQAEKLCDHICLISHGRTILSGPLAELKREIGGNTYRLKAAGDLDRLAEVPGIDQVIGGDGEAKLILEPEASGADVLGAVVQFLTVHEFRNEEPELADIFVKAVRDAG
- a CDS encoding PKD domain-containing protein is translated as MNQQRLIVGCAIVILTVVGATPASAFEWIEECRNRVVWDTNTINMNVSAVDFPVGSQQRAAVERMRTAWNAESPGTNFTINYTFVANDNFVIGDGVNNIAIATAAEWNALGLPADVLAAAFPRYSRNNCPWLWGADPDIIEKDVIFNPTPDGNVWDFQINPPPPHPQGPFVLAIVGIHEFGHVFGADHENDVMSTLDEFYEDGGVIGNFNEIQPHADDTLAVRAGYGTAGTARDLAASAFQSRAGFPGESQPIPAPATAARNQPVNIRFTIENRGTTNQNSVRVEFFASTNRFITTGDTFLGAANFSLNAGALGTFNVAMTIPATLAAGNYHLGWIIDSPNSIAEVDEGNNGVGLVDQTTVTANSAPTACCTASPVFGTAPLNASFDASCSNDPDGGALTYTWDFDDGGTGTGQTTSHWFQDPGLYFVEVTVQEPGGLTDTSDCEVEVTCEDEGECDV
- a CDS encoding XRE family transcriptional regulator, producing the protein MPVTPKELSRRIRTAREACGLTQEQVAQDLGVSRSAVAQIERGKRSVSSLELDRFAHLFGRDIRDFVADSFDETDSLAALFRAQPAVLEEPSVADALRDCVAIGREISNLEELLGIERSAGVVASYQLRAPSTRWEAIRQGEVLAKEERRRLGLGAGALPDLAELLETEGVRTGVVDLPDDVSGLTLNDKEHGLFVIANRSHHVLRRRFSFAHEYAHVLADRDRFGLISRSSERSNLIEVRANAFGASFLMPEEGVREFLSSLGKGRPSRPSSEVFDEADSVKVEGRMAPGSQAVQLYDVVQLAAHFGVSRIAALYRLRNLNLINEAEFDDLRTLDDAGRGRQLSQALGLPEPDHEEARNWFRHRFLGLALEAFRREEISRGKLEELVLVLGVSREELERLLEEAGLVEQIAEGIPER
- a CDS encoding SRPBCC domain-containing protein, with amino-acid sequence MSTRAHIHEEAFPVSPEDLFALLITPSAIRGWWGAARVLVVPEEGGVWAAAWGDDEDAPDYLTTSTLEVFDPPRKLVFGNYQYRSKDGPLPFEADFVTTFEVEPHADGASLRVTQDGFPAGPEGDDFYAGCDTGWRETFGGIRRFLGES
- a CDS encoding ABC transporter permease; the protein is MPVDSSTPNTPPPSDAGAKRSRPSKIWVLAKREYATRIKSKGFWIATLVLPLFMAAMFIVPGLVISKTRSQQTAVIVDETGQVAEGVISRLQDQQDDDQNATLSLAEEAPAADRQAQVAALDQRVLDGDLDAWIWVSEAGLEEDTFEYHAESVSNLFTQSVIERAVSAEVRSLRLTEAGLDAERIRELSRGVDIQTVRVSAEGSREETGFAGFILAYGMFFLLYLILLIWGQQVLTGVLEEKSSRIVEVIVSSATPRELMMGKLTGIGLAGLTQLGTWLVTMTVLTAPGIATALATLPEGFNLPTLSPVVAVFFALFFLLGFFVYSSIYAAVGSAFNNLQEAQQLAAVPMAFIIAPVMVVMPVINDPDGALATISSLIPIFTPMLMPVRIAVKMPPAWEIALSLLLTTAFVFFMVWLCGRIYRVGILMHGKKPTLREIWRWVRYA
- a CDS encoding sigma-70 family RNA polymerase sigma factor; amino-acid sequence: MLRLGLLRAGGGRCRLIAGPLPKDENTVNPNPQTPPDEASWQPFVAGLRRFVAGRVPALDAEDVAQEVLLRLHQRAHTLRDTARAEAWVYGVARRVIADHYRARKVPLSEGEDLERLELPLPADAPSLASFEGDHSVHEEVLTWLRPLAEELPEKYRRALVLADFEGRTQREVAAELGLSLSGAKSRVQRARSMLGDALARCCQVEMGPDGRAVDFLRRECAC